A window from Prinia subflava isolate CZ2003 ecotype Zambia chromosome Z, Cam_Psub_1.2, whole genome shotgun sequence encodes these proteins:
- the LOC134564562 gene encoding putative uncharacterized protein DDB_G0271982: MRSYIYSACDVKVATSVFEISPGTADNLKLKCGLQDLWLSSQILSSVFFWIKPINNSLLSSLERKKRKEKEKEKEKEKEKEKEKEKEKEKEKEKEKEKEKEKEKEKEKEKEKEKEKEKEKGEGRRGKERKGKERKGKERK, translated from the exons atGCGATCCTACATTTACTCAGCTTGTGATGTTAAGGTTGCAACTTCTGTCTTCGAGATCAGTCCAGGAACAG CAGATAACCTAAAATTGAAGTGTGGCCTGCAGGACCTGTGGCTATCATCTCAAATACTGTCAAGTGTGTTCTTCTGGAT CAAACCAATAAACAattctctgctttcctctttggaaaggaaaaaaagaaaggaaaaggaaaaggaaaaggaaaaggaaaaggaaaaggaaaaggaaaaggaaaaggaaaaggaaaaggaaaaggaaaaggaaaaggaaaaggaaaaggaaaaggaaaaggaaaaggaaaaggaaaaggaaaaggaaaaggaaaaggaaaaggaaaagggggagggcagaagaggaaaggaaaggaaaggaaaggaaaggaaaggaaaggaaaggaaa